One genomic segment of Desulfovibrio sp. X2 includes these proteins:
- a CDS encoding cystathionine gamma-synthase family protein encodes MDRTSGLRPGTLAVWAGEDHGLGNATQVPVVHSVAFGYDDVDEWIDVSLGRAPGHIYGRNTNPTVAAFEDKVRILEGAEAATSAATGMGIISSALFGLLAPGDRVVSLKDTYGGTNRLFSEFLPRFGIDVTLCDTTDHEAIEAEVAKGCRVLYLETPTNPTVKIVDIARLSRAAHAAGATVLVDNTFATPINQNPLALGADLVLHSATKFLGGHADALGGVACGSKELVQAVYHFREINGASLHPMAAYLLLRGMKTLALRIERQNANALKIARFLESHPGVSRVFYPGLESHEGHAIAAKQMRGFGGMLSFMLAENTFDAVRRFLPRLTLAHTAANLGAVETIAGPPATTSHVECTPEERAAMGIPESLIRYSTGIEDADDLIVDLDQALRG; translated from the coding sequence ATGGATCGCACAAGCGGACTCAGGCCCGGCACGCTCGCCGTGTGGGCGGGCGAGGACCACGGCCTGGGCAACGCCACGCAGGTGCCCGTGGTGCACAGCGTGGCCTTCGGCTACGACGACGTGGACGAATGGATCGACGTCTCCCTGGGACGCGCGCCCGGGCACATCTACGGACGCAACACCAACCCCACCGTGGCCGCCTTCGAGGACAAGGTGCGCATCCTGGAGGGCGCCGAGGCCGCCACCAGCGCCGCCACCGGCATGGGCATCATCAGCTCCGCCCTCTTCGGCCTGCTCGCGCCCGGGGACCGCGTCGTCTCCCTCAAGGACACCTACGGCGGCACCAACCGCCTCTTCTCCGAGTTCCTGCCCCGCTTCGGCATCGACGTCACCCTCTGCGACACCACGGACCACGAGGCCATCGAGGCCGAGGTCGCCAAGGGCTGCCGCGTGCTCTACCTGGAGACGCCCACCAACCCCACGGTCAAGATCGTGGACATCGCGCGCCTCTCGCGCGCGGCCCACGCCGCGGGTGCGACGGTCCTCGTGGACAACACCTTCGCCACGCCCATCAACCAGAACCCCCTGGCCCTGGGCGCCGACCTCGTGCTGCACAGCGCCACCAAGTTCCTCGGCGGACACGCCGACGCCCTGGGCGGCGTGGCCTGCGGCTCCAAGGAGCTCGTGCAGGCCGTCTACCACTTCCGCGAGATCAACGGCGCGTCGCTCCACCCCATGGCCGCCTACCTGCTCCTGCGCGGCATGAAGACCCTGGCCCTGCGCATCGAACGCCAGAACGCCAACGCGCTGAAGATCGCCCGGTTCCTGGAATCCCACCCGGGCGTCAGCCGCGTCTTCTACCCCGGCCTCGAATCCCACGAGGGGCACGCGATCGCCGCCAAACAGATGCGCGGCTTCGGCGGCATGCTCTCCTTCATGCTGGCGGAGAACACCTTCGACGCCGTGCGCCGCTTCCTGCCCAGGCTCACCCTCGCCCACACCGCCGCCAACCTCGGCGCCGTGGAGACCATCGCCGGACCTCCGGCCACCACCAGCCACGTGGAATGCACCCCCGAGGAACGCGCCGCCATGGGCATCCCCGAAAGCCTCATCCGCTACTCCACCGGCATCGAAGACGCCGACGACCTCATCGTCGACCTGGACCAGGCCCTGCGCGGGTAG